In one window of Parcubacteria group bacterium DNA:
- a CDS encoding 23S rRNA (pseudouridine(1915)-N(3))-methyltransferase RlmH gives MKIMILTIGQPKISFAKEGFTEYIKRLSGFHKVEVVHLSDKTTDDKLLQVIDNRFCIVLDEHGAEYTSRGLAQFLDERSVGGVGEMVFVVGGPDGHSERIKKRADVLWSMSMLTFPHDLAMVVLAEALYRASTINAGHPYHRE, from the coding sequence ATGAAAATAATGATCCTCACAATTGGTCAACCAAAGATTTCTTTTGCAAAGGAGGGTTTTACGGAGTATATCAAGAGATTGTCGGGATTTCACAAAGTGGAAGTTGTGCATCTCAGCGATAAGACAACGGATGATAAATTGCTACAGGTGATCGACAATCGTTTTTGTATCGTCTTGGATGAGCATGGTGCGGAATACACGAGTCGTGGCTTGGCGCAGTTTTTGGACGAGCGATCTGTGGGTGGTGTCGGTGAAATGGTTTTTGTCGTGGGCGGTCCGGACGGGCACAGTGAGAGAATAAAAAAACGTGCGGATGTTTTATGGAGCATGAGCATGTTGACGTTTCCGCATGATCTGGCAATGGTGGTTTTGGCGGAGGCATTGTACCGTGCAAGCACGATCAATGCTGGACATCCGTACCATAGAGAATAG
- a CDS encoding family 1 glycosylhydrolase — translation MNDNDQKFIWGVTNIGTQTEGNDQYGNWTRWARRGLVPTIGVANAYTHQYQKDHDLVKELGCNGMRLTIEWSRIEPEEGIFDQDAIMHYKKVLYDLKRRKIKTIVGLWHWNIPMWCEEKYGMHDQKIVHKFETFVEHVCENLGHLVDCIVVLNEPTVYVRSSYLAGSRPPFVISYTKAYYVARNLIAMHKSVYKLWKDKYPNIWIGSTYLWNDERGAQNTFFQRIYLWVKTYFSVTYFIHALLPYGDFIGVNYYTSDRFFFGRSGKKWGVHGTNDWHDPDVWRVFPDGLYHVLMQAKKYHKPIMILENGKPTNSGLHDKDRQEFLAQSILYMHKAIADGADVRGYFHYCLCDSYEWDSGYDFKFGLVEIDRTTGNRARRDSFFVYKKIIAGARK, via the coding sequence ATGAATGACAATGATCAAAAATTTATTTGGGGCGTGACCAATATTGGTACACAAACGGAAGGAAATGATCAGTATGGCAATTGGACTCGGTGGGCGCGTCGAGGTCTTGTTCCGACGATTGGTGTGGCAAATGCATATACACATCAGTATCAAAAGGATCACGACCTTGTAAAAGAGCTTGGTTGTAATGGAATGCGGTTGACGATCGAGTGGTCACGTATCGAACCGGAGGAAGGAATATTCGATCAGGACGCAATCATGCATTACAAAAAAGTTTTATATGATCTTAAAAGGCGGAAGATCAAAACAATTGTTGGTTTGTGGCATTGGAATATACCAATGTGGTGTGAGGAAAAATATGGCATGCATGATCAAAAAATTGTACACAAGTTTGAGACTTTTGTAGAACATGTCTGTGAAAATCTAGGGCATTTGGTTGATTGCATCGTTGTGCTTAATGAGCCGACAGTATATGTGCGATCAAGTTATCTTGCAGGTTCACGTCCGCCATTTGTCATAAGTTATACAAAAGCGTATTATGTTGCACGCAACCTGATCGCAATGCACAAAAGTGTGTATAAATTATGGAAGGATAAATATCCTAACATATGGATCGGTTCGACGTATTTGTGGAATGATGAGCGTGGTGCACAGAATACCTTTTTTCAAAGGATTTATCTTTGGGTAAAAACATATTTTTCTGTAACATATTTTATTCATGCATTACTTCCGTATGGCGATTTCATCGGGGTCAATTATTATACGAGTGATCGGTTTTTCTTTGGGAGGAGTGGTAAAAAATGGGGTGTGCATGGTACAAATGATTGGCATGATCCGGATGTCTGGCGGGTTTTTCCGGATGGTCTGTATCATGTCTTGATGCAAGCAAAAAAATATCATAAACCGATCATGATCTTGGAAAATGGAAAACCGACCAACAGTGGTCTACATGATAAAGATCGCCAGGAGTTTCTCGCGCAGTCCATATTATATATGCATAAGGCAATTGCTGATGGCGCGGATGTGCGCGGGTATTTCCATTATTGTCTGTGCGACAGTTATGAATGGGACAGCGGATATGATTTTAAATTTGGACTTGTGGAGATCGATCGTACAACTGGTAATCGTGCGAGACGGGACAGTTTTTTCGTATACAAAAAGATCATTGCAGGTGCACGAAAATAA
- a CDS encoding TrmH family RNA methyltransferase translates to MQDQFKELYQKTKKGTQDIVVVEGIHAFKHAARFGAEFVDAVTDDKKTAVELMRHIAADADVEHVEQYVREISHGQFHDIASSSLRTGIVAIAKKPVYTIADATDKQIIFIENPHDINNVGAVVRVAAGYGVGAVAVSGEISPWHMLAIRAGAGLQWAVPVLHIASLEDIAQGRKVCACDANGVSIRDIKMEKNSVLIFGTEREGITHTLKEHSDQIISIPMQKGVSSLNLATSVSAVLYGGQFT, encoded by the coding sequence ATGCAAGATCAATTCAAAGAGTTGTATCAAAAAACAAAAAAAGGCACACAAGATATTGTCGTTGTGGAGGGTATACATGCATTTAAGCATGCGGCGCGTTTTGGTGCAGAGTTCGTGGATGCGGTGACGGATGATAAAAAGACCGCAGTGGAGCTCATGCGACACATTGCAGCGGATGCTGATGTGGAACATGTGGAACAATATGTGCGCGAGATCAGTCACGGACAATTTCATGACATTGCCTCGTCGTCGCTACGCACCGGCATTGTAGCAATTGCCAAAAAGCCGGTGTACACAATTGCAGACGCAACAGATAAACAAATTATTTTTATCGAAAATCCGCATGACATCAACAACGTTGGTGCGGTTGTGCGTGTTGCTGCCGGCTATGGTGTGGGGGCCGTTGCGGTGAGCGGAGAGATTAGTCCGTGGCATATGTTGGCAATTCGTGCCGGTGCAGGATTGCAGTGGGCGGTACCTGTTTTGCACATTGCATCACTCGAAGATATCGCACAAGGACGGAAGGTATGTGCGTGTGATGCAAATGGCGTGAGTATAAGAGACATTAAGATGGAAAAAAATAGCGTGTTGATCTTTGGCACAGAGCGTGAAGGAATTACACATACGCTAAAAGAGCATTCTGATCAGATCATCTCAATTCCTATGCAAAAAGGTGTGTCGAGTTTGAATCTGGCAACGAGCGTATCAGCCGTTTTATATGGTGGGCAGTTTACATAA